In a genomic window of Streptomyces sp. NBC_00525:
- a CDS encoding FAD-dependent oxidoreductase yields the protein MAPKSAAGGAEPAPGGPRRPDRLSTEVVVVGAGPVGLMLAAELARDGVDVVVVERRKAPSTESRASTLHARTMEILDARELLPDVGTPPNEPRGHFGGLPLDLTLPGPHPGQWKVPQTRTEAILEEWALSLGADLRCGHELVAAGEVGDYVEAEALGRDGVLRLRARYLVACDGEESTVRRLTGAAFPGHDAVRELLRADVEGIDVPDRRFQRLEHGLAVAWRNERGITRVMAHEFGSTARPRTTAPSFDEVTTVWKRVTGEDISGGTPLWVNSFGDASRQLASYRHGRILFAGDAAHRQMPIGGQALNLGLQDAFNLGWKLALTVRGKAPDSLLDTYHEERHAVGRRVLANIEAQALLLLGGPEAEPLRALLGELVGLDEVRTHLAGMISGLDVRHPVPGPPHPLLGARLPHTVVRSGGRELTTAELLRPRGGLLLDLGGTGVRLPAGWADRVRAVAGDAEPGSPVGESGALLVRPDGHVVWAGRTGGGLAAALERWFGPARTRL from the coding sequence ATGGCGCCCAAGTCCGCGGCCGGCGGTGCGGAGCCGGCTCCGGGCGGTCCCCGCCGCCCGGACCGGCTCAGCACCGAGGTCGTCGTCGTCGGGGCCGGCCCCGTCGGGCTGATGCTCGCCGCCGAGCTGGCCCGGGACGGCGTGGACGTGGTCGTGGTGGAGCGGCGCAAGGCCCCCTCCACCGAGTCACGGGCCTCCACGCTGCACGCCCGCACCATGGAGATCCTCGACGCGCGGGAGCTGCTGCCCGACGTCGGCACGCCGCCGAACGAACCGCGCGGCCACTTCGGCGGCCTCCCCCTCGACCTCACCCTGCCCGGCCCCCACCCCGGACAGTGGAAGGTGCCCCAGACCAGGACCGAGGCGATCCTGGAGGAGTGGGCGCTCTCCCTCGGCGCCGACCTCCGGTGCGGCCACGAACTCGTCGCCGCCGGCGAGGTCGGCGACTACGTCGAGGCCGAGGCCCTCGGGCGCGACGGGGTGCTGCGGCTGCGGGCCCGCTACCTGGTCGCCTGCGACGGCGAGGAGAGCACCGTACGCCGGCTGACCGGGGCCGCGTTCCCCGGCCACGACGCCGTACGGGAGCTGCTGCGGGCCGACGTCGAGGGCATCGACGTGCCCGACCGGCGCTTTCAGCGCCTGGAACACGGGCTCGCCGTCGCCTGGCGCAACGAACGGGGCATCACCCGCGTCATGGCGCACGAGTTCGGCTCCACCGCGCGCCCGCGCACCACGGCCCCCTCGTTCGACGAGGTCACCACCGTCTGGAAACGCGTCACCGGGGAGGACATCAGCGGCGGCACACCGCTGTGGGTGAACTCCTTCGGCGACGCGTCCCGGCAGCTGGCCTCCTACCGGCACGGGCGGATTCTGTTCGCGGGAGACGCCGCGCACCGGCAGATGCCCATCGGCGGCCAGGCCCTCAACCTGGGCCTGCAGGACGCCTTCAACCTCGGCTGGAAGCTCGCGCTCACCGTGCGCGGGAAGGCACCCGACAGTCTCCTGGACACCTACCACGAGGAGCGGCACGCGGTGGGCCGCAGGGTCCTGGCCAACATCGAGGCCCAGGCCCTGCTCCTGCTCGGCGGCCCCGAGGCGGAGCCGCTGCGCGCCCTGCTGGGCGAGCTGGTCGGCCTGGACGAGGTACGGACCCACCTCGCCGGGATGATCAGCGGACTCGACGTGCGCCACCCGGTTCCGGGCCCGCCGCACCCGCTGCTCGGCGCCCGGCTGCCGCACACCGTCGTCCGTAGCGGCGGCCGCGAGCTGACCACGGCCGAACTGCTGCGCCCCCGCGGCGGACTGCTGCTCGACCTGGGCGGCACCGGCGTACGGCTGCCCGCCGGCTGGGCCGACCGGGTCAGAGCCGTCGCGGGCGACGCGGAGCCCGGCTCCCCGGTGGGGGAGAGCGGCGCCCTGCTCGTGCGGCCGGACGGCCACGTGGTGTGGGCGGGCCGGACCGGGGGCGGCCTCGCCGCGGCCCTCGAACGGTGGTTCGGCCCGGCGCGCACCCGGCTCTGA
- a CDS encoding FAD-dependent monooxygenase — translation MKGTAADADVIVVGAGPTGLMLAGELRLGGARVVVIEKLAAPTGQSRGLGFTARAMEVFDERGLLPRFGQGDTLATSPMGHFGGAQFDFTVLEDAHFGARGIPQGETEAVLEGWAVELGADVRRGWEFLSLADGFLDGDHAEITVRTPEGTEQHLRAAYLVAADGGASRVRRAAGFDFPGTDATQGMYLADVTGCALRPRFLGERLNNGMVMAAPLAEGVDRIIVCPDGTPAHDRERTVTFEEVAAAWQSITGEDISHGGADWVSSFTNATRQASEYRRGRVFVAGDAAHIHLPAGGQGLSTGVQDASNLGWKLAAVARGDAPEELLDTYHAERWPVGRRLLANTRAQGVVFLGGAEADPLRELFAELVRYDDVKRHLAGAVSHLDIRYDLGAGEDAHPLVGRRMPPRPLIDADGGRHRVAQLLRTGRAVLLDLADDVAVRGAAAGHRGRLDVHTVSAKPVDGPDVLAGAGALLVRPDGYVAWAGGSAQGLTAALERWLGPAES, via the coding sequence ATGAAAGGGACAGCCGCGGACGCCGACGTCATAGTCGTCGGAGCCGGCCCGACCGGACTGATGCTCGCCGGCGAACTGCGCCTGGGCGGAGCCCGCGTCGTCGTGATCGAGAAGCTGGCTGCGCCGACCGGGCAGTCCCGCGGCCTGGGCTTCACCGCCCGGGCCATGGAAGTGTTCGACGAGCGCGGGCTGCTGCCCCGCTTCGGGCAGGGCGACACCCTCGCCACCAGCCCCATGGGGCACTTCGGCGGGGCCCAGTTCGACTTCACCGTGCTGGAGGACGCCCACTTCGGCGCCCGCGGCATCCCGCAGGGCGAGACCGAGGCCGTGCTGGAGGGCTGGGCCGTCGAACTCGGCGCCGACGTCCGGCGCGGCTGGGAGTTCCTCTCCCTCGCCGACGGCTTCCTGGACGGCGACCACGCCGAGATCACCGTCCGCACGCCCGAAGGCACCGAACAGCACCTGCGCGCCGCCTACCTGGTGGCCGCCGACGGAGGCGCCAGCCGGGTCCGCAGGGCCGCCGGGTTCGACTTCCCCGGCACCGACGCCACCCAGGGCATGTACCTCGCCGACGTCACCGGCTGCGCGCTGCGGCCCCGCTTCCTCGGCGAACGCCTGAACAACGGCATGGTGATGGCCGCCCCGCTCGCCGAGGGCGTGGACCGGATCATCGTCTGCCCCGACGGCACCCCCGCCCACGACCGCGAGCGGACCGTCACCTTCGAGGAGGTCGCGGCGGCCTGGCAGTCCATCACCGGCGAGGACATCTCGCACGGCGGCGCCGACTGGGTCTCCTCCTTCACCAACGCCACCCGCCAGGCATCGGAGTACCGGCGCGGCCGGGTGTTCGTCGCCGGGGACGCGGCCCACATCCACCTCCCGGCCGGCGGCCAGGGCCTGAGCACCGGGGTGCAGGACGCCTCCAACCTCGGCTGGAAGCTCGCCGCCGTGGCCCGCGGCGACGCCCCCGAGGAACTGCTGGACACCTACCACGCCGAGCGGTGGCCGGTCGGCCGCCGCCTGCTGGCCAACACCCGAGCCCAGGGCGTGGTCTTCCTCGGCGGCGCGGAGGCCGACCCGCTGCGCGAACTGTTCGCCGAACTCGTCCGCTACGACGACGTCAAGCGGCACCTGGCCGGCGCGGTCAGCCACCTCGACATCCGCTACGACCTCGGGGCCGGCGAGGACGCCCACCCGCTGGTCGGCCGCCGGATGCCGCCGCGGCCGCTGATCGACGCGGACGGTGGCCGGCACCGCGTCGCACAGCTGCTGCGCACGGGCCGGGCCGTGCTGCTCGACCTGGCCGACGACGTCGCGGTGCGCGGCGCGGCGGCCGGGCACCGGGGCCGCCTCGACGTGCACACCGTGTCCGCCAAGCCGGTCGACGGCCCGGACGTGCTGGCCGGCGCCGGTGCGCTGCTGGTCCGCCCCGACGGGTACGTGGCCTGGGCGGGCGGTTCCGCGCAGGGGCTGACGGCCGCGCTGGAGCGGTGGCTCGGACCGGCCGAATCCTGA
- a CDS encoding methyltransferase: MPAVPPPEVVRAAEKTRADLQKQARELAPPPFALLELAMGSMVTQALYVVAELRVAEALEAGPRPVAEIAAEVGADAGALERVLRLLASHGVFEVREDGRWALTPMADALRAGHPATMRDLCVLMGHSQHWEDWDGFLDSVRTGEPSLPKRRGMGAFEYFAQNQEYGAVFMGGMGNMSATETEPVVAAYDFSGFGTVVDFCGANGALLAGILNSAPDTKGILSDPRVAGNGAAEFLAAQGVANRVTLADGDLFEPMPAGADAYVLKHIVHDWPEEQALQILRNARAAAKPGGKLLLVEMVVPEAGNEPHSSKLVDLWLLLLVGGRERTRSQYAELVAKAGFRLERVVETAAAVSIVEAVAV; the protein is encoded by the coding sequence ATGCCCGCTGTGCCACCCCCCGAAGTCGTCCGCGCCGCGGAGAAGACCCGGGCGGACCTGCAGAAGCAGGCCCGGGAGCTGGCCCCGCCCCCCTTCGCCCTGCTCGAACTGGCCATGGGTTCGATGGTGACCCAGGCCCTTTACGTCGTCGCCGAGTTGCGTGTGGCCGAGGCCCTGGAGGCCGGTCCGCGGCCGGTCGCCGAGATCGCGGCGGAGGTCGGTGCGGACGCCGGGGCGCTGGAGCGGGTGCTGCGCCTCCTGGCGAGCCACGGCGTGTTCGAGGTGCGGGAGGACGGCCGCTGGGCGCTGACGCCGATGGCCGACGCGCTGCGTGCCGGGCACCCGGCGACGATGCGCGACCTCTGTGTGCTCATGGGCCACTCGCAGCACTGGGAGGACTGGGACGGCTTCCTGGACTCCGTGCGGACCGGCGAGCCCAGTCTGCCGAAGCGGCGCGGCATGGGCGCCTTCGAGTACTTCGCGCAGAACCAGGAGTACGGCGCGGTGTTCATGGGCGGCATGGGCAACATGTCCGCCACCGAGACCGAGCCGGTCGTGGCCGCGTACGACTTCTCCGGGTTCGGCACGGTCGTGGACTTCTGCGGTGCCAACGGCGCGCTGCTGGCCGGGATTCTGAACAGCGCCCCGGACACCAAGGGCATCCTGTCGGACCCGCGGGTCGCCGGGAACGGCGCGGCGGAGTTCCTGGCGGCGCAGGGCGTCGCGAACCGGGTGACGCTGGCCGACGGCGACCTCTTCGAGCCGATGCCGGCGGGCGCGGACGCGTACGTCCTCAAGCACATCGTGCACGACTGGCCCGAGGAGCAGGCGCTGCAGATCCTGCGGAACGCGCGCGCCGCGGCCAAGCCGGGCGGCAAGCTCCTGCTGGTCGAGATGGTCGTTCCGGAAGCGGGCAACGAGCCGCACTCCTCCAAGCTCGTCGACCTGTGGCTGCTGCTGCTCGTGGGCGGCAGGGAGCGCACCCGGTCGCAGTACGCGGAGCTGGTGGCGAAGGCCGGCTTCCGTCTGGAGCGGGTCGTGGAGACCGCCGCGGCCGTCTCGATCGTCGAGGCCGTCGCCGTCTGA
- a CDS encoding FAD-dependent monooxygenase, whose product MAKSAIIVGAGPVGLMLAGELRLGGADVVVYDKLPAPSGESRGLGFTSRTAEVFDQRGLLGRLGDIRWGKQGHYGGVRIDFSLLDESHFGIMGLAQSVTEDMLGRWVGELGVEVRRGYELTTLTETGDGVVAGFRGPDGPAEATATYVIGCDGGKSTVRTLAGIDFPGVEATRGMYLADVVGANVRMRPIGERIEGGGMVLSVTLEPGVDRIVIHEPGVRPHHGEGELRFSELADAWQRMTGEDIHGASASWMCALTNATGLAAQYRKGRIFLAGDAAHDHAPLGAQGVSVGLQDAVNLGWKLAAVLTGRAPESLLDTYHAERHPVGEELMRDVHSMSMLYLAGEEMEPLRAVVRELVQLPEAARRLAGRVSGLHLAYDMGPGEHPLLGLRLAPHRALERADGSRTTVAELLHGARGVLIVTDGDAGPAGLAARWAGGVDVVTGTWADQEAGRADAPHAVLVRPDGYIAWVSPDGGDLETALTRWFGAPAAG is encoded by the coding sequence ATGGCAAAGAGCGCGATCATCGTGGGCGCCGGGCCGGTCGGTCTGATGCTCGCGGGGGAGCTGCGGCTCGGCGGCGCGGACGTCGTCGTCTACGACAAACTGCCCGCCCCCAGCGGCGAGTCGCGCGGCCTCGGGTTCACCAGCCGTACCGCGGAGGTCTTCGACCAGCGCGGACTGCTCGGCCGGCTCGGCGACATCCGCTGGGGCAAGCAGGGCCACTACGGCGGCGTCCGCATCGACTTCTCCCTCCTGGACGAGAGCCACTTCGGCATCATGGGCCTGGCCCAGTCCGTCACCGAGGACATGCTCGGCCGCTGGGTCGGCGAGCTGGGCGTCGAGGTGCGCCGGGGCTACGAGCTGACCACCCTGACCGAGACCGGCGACGGCGTGGTCGCCGGCTTCCGGGGCCCGGACGGGCCCGCCGAGGCCACCGCCACGTACGTCATCGGCTGCGACGGCGGCAAGTCCACCGTGCGCACCCTGGCCGGCATCGACTTCCCCGGCGTCGAGGCCACCCGCGGCATGTACCTGGCCGACGTCGTCGGCGCGAACGTGCGGATGCGGCCCATCGGCGAGCGCATCGAGGGCGGCGGCATGGTGCTGTCCGTCACCCTGGAGCCGGGCGTGGACCGCATCGTCATCCACGAGCCCGGCGTACGCCCGCACCACGGCGAGGGCGAGCTGCGGTTCTCGGAGCTGGCCGACGCCTGGCAGCGCATGACCGGCGAGGACATCCACGGCGCCTCCGCCTCCTGGATGTGCGCCCTCACCAACGCCACCGGCCTCGCCGCCCAGTACCGCAAGGGCCGGATCTTCCTCGCCGGTGACGCCGCCCACGACCACGCGCCGCTCGGCGCCCAGGGCGTCAGCGTCGGTCTCCAGGACGCCGTCAACCTCGGCTGGAAGCTCGCCGCCGTGCTCACCGGCCGGGCCCCCGAGTCCCTGCTCGACACCTACCACGCCGAACGCCACCCGGTCGGCGAGGAACTGATGCGCGACGTGCACTCGATGTCGATGCTGTACCTCGCCGGCGAGGAGATGGAGCCGCTGCGCGCCGTCGTACGCGAACTCGTCCAGCTGCCCGAGGCCGCCCGGCGGCTCGCCGGCCGCGTCTCCGGACTCCACCTCGCCTACGACATGGGCCCCGGGGAACACCCCCTGCTCGGGCTGCGGCTGGCCCCGCACCGCGCTCTCGAACGCGCCGACGGCAGCCGTACGACGGTCGCCGAACTCCTGCACGGGGCGCGCGGCGTGCTCATCGTCACGGACGGGGACGCCGGCCCGGCCGGACTCGCCGCGCGCTGGGCCGGCGGCGTCGACGTCGTCACCGGCACCTGGGCCGACCAGGAGGCCGGCCGGGCCGACGCCCCGCACGCCGTGCTGGTCCGCCCCGACGGCTACATCGCCTGGGTGTCGCCGGACGGCGGCGACCTCGAAACCGCCCTCACCCGTTGGTTCGGGGCGCCCGCGGCCGGCTGA
- a CDS encoding FAD-dependent monooxygenase: MAKGAIIVGAGPVGLMLAGELRLGGADVVVYDKLPAPSGESRGVGFTRRAAEVFDQRGLLQRFGDVEWAQGHFGGVHIDFSKLDDNHFSVRGIPQFRTEEILEAWLKELGVEVRRRHEVTGLRETADGVVVEYEGPDGPGEDSAEYLVGCDGARSIVRRLAGIDFPGWEPTRGMYMADVVGADIRQRPIGERVPGGMVMAFNLEDGVRRIVIHNESLRPPEDKSGLTFETIADAWQEMTGEHLHDAEVRWISSFTDTTRQAAQYRKGRIFLAGDATHIHMPAGAQGMSVGVQDAANLGWKLAAALTGRAPEGLLDTYHSERHPVGQLLMRNTRAQTKLYLSGEEMEPLRAVIQELVQDVAVARHLAGQVSGLDIRYDMGAGTHPRLGLRWRPDTPLKLADGTPATVRDLLRPARGVLFVTPAAADAGALLDTAARWAGRVDAVTGDWADGEDVRPDTPQALLVRPDGYIAWAAPDEEAGLEEALERWFGAA, encoded by the coding sequence ATGGCAAAGGGCGCGATCATCGTGGGCGCCGGGCCGGTCGGGCTGATGCTCGCCGGTGAACTGAGACTGGGCGGCGCGGACGTCGTCGTCTACGACAAACTGCCCGCCCCCAGCGGCGAGTCGCGCGGCGTGGGATTCACCCGCCGCGCGGCCGAGGTCTTCGACCAGCGCGGCCTGCTCCAGCGCTTCGGCGACGTCGAATGGGCCCAGGGCCACTTCGGCGGGGTCCACATCGACTTCTCCAAGCTGGACGACAACCACTTCAGCGTCCGGGGCATCCCGCAGTTCCGCACCGAGGAGATCCTGGAGGCCTGGCTGAAGGAGCTGGGCGTCGAGGTCCGCCGCCGGCACGAGGTCACCGGCCTGCGCGAGACCGCGGACGGCGTCGTCGTCGAGTACGAGGGCCCGGACGGCCCCGGCGAGGACAGCGCCGAGTACCTGGTCGGCTGCGACGGCGCGCGCAGCATCGTCCGCCGGCTCGCCGGCATCGACTTCCCCGGCTGGGAGCCCACCCGCGGGATGTACATGGCCGACGTCGTGGGTGCGGACATACGCCAGCGCCCCATCGGGGAGCGCGTGCCCGGCGGCATGGTCATGGCGTTCAACCTGGAGGACGGCGTCCGCCGCATCGTCATCCACAACGAGTCGCTGCGCCCGCCGGAGGACAAGAGCGGCCTCACCTTCGAGACCATCGCCGACGCCTGGCAGGAGATGACCGGCGAGCACCTGCACGACGCCGAGGTCCGCTGGATCAGCTCCTTCACCGACACCACCCGGCAGGCCGCCCAGTACCGCAAGGGCCGGATCTTCCTGGCCGGCGACGCCACCCACATCCACATGCCGGCCGGCGCGCAGGGCATGAGCGTGGGCGTGCAGGACGCCGCCAACCTCGGCTGGAAGCTGGCGGCCGCCCTCACCGGCCGGGCACCCGAGGGCCTCCTCGACACCTACCACTCCGAGCGGCACCCGGTCGGGCAGCTCCTCATGCGCAACACCCGCGCGCAGACCAAGCTCTACCTCTCCGGCGAGGAGATGGAGCCGCTGCGCGCCGTCATACAGGAACTCGTCCAGGACGTCGCGGTGGCCCGCCACCTGGCGGGCCAGGTCTCCGGCCTCGACATCCGCTACGACATGGGCGCCGGCACCCACCCCCGGCTCGGCCTGCGGTGGCGCCCCGACACCCCGCTCAAGCTCGCCGACGGCACCCCCGCCACCGTGCGGGACCTGCTCCGGCCGGCCCGCGGCGTGCTGTTCGTGACCCCGGCCGCCGCCGACGCCGGCGCGCTGCTCGACACCGCGGCGCGCTGGGCGGGCCGGGTCGACGCCGTCACCGGCGACTGGGCCGACGGCGAGGACGTCCGCCCGGACACCCCGCAGGCGCTCCTGGTCCGCCCCGACGGGTACATCGCCTGGGCCGCGCCCGACGAGGAGGCCGGTCTCGAGGAGGCGCTGGAGCGCTGGTTCGGCGCCGCCTGA
- a CDS encoding response regulator transcription factor — MSQVQAQPLPEHRTPAARPVFPGVRPAGRRGPVPSVPRPAPAVSGQHVLVVGADAGDGLTHQLRRHGHTFTRAVHGGAALQAYGSADLVLLDLELPDLDGLEVCRAIRSVSRVPLIIVTSRESETDCVLGLQAGADDYVTRPFGIRELMARIEAVTRRAQWQPAAATGAAQEIRHGRLRIDTGSREVTVDGAPVALTRKEFDLLCLLAQHPDVVVPRRQLLQQVWGDSWSRRTVDTHVSSVRGKLGDPGWIITVRGVGFRLGVV; from the coding sequence ATGAGTCAGGTTCAGGCACAGCCACTTCCGGAGCACCGGACGCCCGCCGCGCGTCCCGTGTTCCCCGGCGTACGGCCCGCCGGCCGGCGGGGCCCCGTCCCGAGCGTGCCGCGCCCGGCGCCCGCGGTCTCCGGCCAGCACGTCCTGGTCGTGGGCGCCGACGCCGGGGACGGGCTGACGCACCAGCTGCGCCGGCACGGCCACACCTTCACCCGCGCGGTCCACGGGGGCGCGGCCCTGCAGGCATACGGCAGCGCCGACCTCGTCCTGCTCGACCTCGAACTGCCGGACCTGGACGGGCTGGAGGTGTGCCGGGCGATCCGGTCGGTCAGCCGGGTGCCGCTCATCATCGTCACCTCCCGCGAGTCCGAGACCGACTGTGTGCTCGGGCTCCAGGCGGGCGCGGACGACTATGTCACCAGGCCGTTCGGGATACGCGAGCTGATGGCCCGGATCGAGGCCGTCACGCGCCGTGCGCAGTGGCAGCCGGCGGCGGCCACGGGTGCGGCGCAGGAGATCCGGCACGGACGGCTGCGCATCGACACGGGCTCCCGCGAGGTGACCGTCGACGGCGCGCCGGTCGCCCTCACCCGCAAGGAGTTCGACCTGCTGTGCCTGCTGGCGCAGCATCCCGATGTCGTCGTCCCGCGCAGGCAGCTGCTCCAGCAGGTGTGGGGCGACTCCTGGTCGCGCCGCACCGTGGACACCCATGTCAGCAGTGTGCGGGGCAAGCTGGGCGATCCGGGCTGGATCATCACCGTGCGCGGCGTCGGCTTCCGCCTCGGCGTCGTCTGA
- a CDS encoding C45 family peptidase, whose protein sequence is MSVAYVKATGTPFELGRAHGAALAGPLRAFLRDGLARLEPLADRPLTFAGLLPSITAYRTEIAAAVPDLAEEVAGLAAGAGIAEEEAWLLQLRREVMGFTGVPSAGDCTAYARSGPARLPVLAQTVDLNAGIDSHVAVLSLARAGGPRRVTVLSFAGLLGYLGMNSDGLAIGVNLVTDGLWRPGVTPYLTIRHLLDRAGSVDEALEILAGLTLSSSRNLVLCDRRRAVYAEICGTALRVTEPAGREAVHTNHYLHADFTPLDRQSAPDRVNSDERLDAVTKGLAGLGPQAGAEEHFAVLSRPPVCIADHGIYRLEKTVASVVMLPRSGELHLRAGDPNHGTTEVFAV, encoded by the coding sequence ATGAGCGTCGCGTACGTCAAGGCCACCGGCACCCCGTTCGAACTGGGCCGCGCCCACGGGGCGGCACTCGCGGGCCCGTTGCGCGCCTTCCTCCGCGACGGCCTGGCACGGCTGGAGCCCCTCGCCGACCGGCCGCTGACGTTCGCCGGGCTGCTGCCGTCGATCACCGCCTACCGGACGGAGATCGCGGCGGCGGTCCCCGACCTCGCCGAGGAGGTCGCGGGGCTGGCGGCGGGGGCCGGCATCGCCGAGGAGGAGGCGTGGCTGCTGCAACTGCGCCGCGAGGTCATGGGCTTCACCGGCGTGCCGAGCGCCGGGGACTGCACGGCGTACGCCCGCAGCGGGCCGGCCCGCCTGCCGGTGCTGGCGCAGACGGTGGACCTCAACGCGGGCATCGACAGCCATGTCGCGGTGCTGTCGCTGGCGCGGGCGGGCGGGCCGCGCCGGGTGACGGTGCTCAGCTTCGCCGGGCTGCTCGGCTACCTCGGCATGAACAGCGACGGGCTCGCCATCGGCGTGAACCTGGTCACCGACGGCCTGTGGCGGCCCGGTGTCACGCCGTATCTGACCATCCGTCATCTGCTGGACCGGGCCGGGAGCGTGGACGAGGCCCTGGAGATCCTGGCCGGGCTCACCCTGTCCAGCTCGCGCAACCTGGTGCTGTGCGACCGGCGGCGCGCGGTGTACGCCGAGATATGCGGGACCGCGCTGCGGGTGACCGAGCCCGCCGGGCGGGAGGCCGTGCACACCAACCACTACCTGCACGCGGACTTCACCCCGCTGGACCGGCAGTCGGCCCCGGACCGCGTCAACTCCGACGAGCGGCTGGACGCCGTCACGAAGGGGCTGGCCGGCCTGGGCCCGCAGGCCGGCGCGGAGGAGCACTTCGCGGTGCTGTCCCGGCCGCCGGTGTGCATCGCCGACCACGGGATCTACCGTCTGGAGAAGACGGTGGCCTCGGTGGTCATGCTGCCCCGGTCGGGCGAGCTGCATCTGCGGGCGGGCGATCCGAACCACGGCACCACCGAGGTGTTCGCGGTGTAG
- a CDS encoding GNAT family N-acetyltransferase: MSWSEKAATTLENEHVLLTPLREADREGIRAVALDPEIWRYFTVVVGDDADFEAFFGSNLAEHAAGRRAVYVITDKRSGRIAGSMSLLSFAEKDRRLEIGASWLGHDFRGKGINHWAKLLLLRHSFEVLEAERVEFKTDVLNVQARRGLRNIGATEEGTLRSFNYMPGGRRRDAVFYSILRAEWPQVSDALSRGPKKAAASA, translated from the coding sequence ATGAGCTGGTCCGAGAAAGCCGCCACCACGCTGGAGAACGAGCACGTCCTGCTGACCCCGCTGCGCGAGGCGGACCGCGAGGGCATCCGGGCTGTGGCCCTGGACCCCGAGATCTGGCGCTACTTCACGGTCGTCGTCGGCGACGACGCGGACTTCGAGGCGTTCTTCGGCTCGAACCTGGCCGAGCACGCCGCGGGGCGCCGCGCCGTCTATGTGATCACCGACAAGCGGAGCGGCCGGATCGCGGGGAGCATGAGCCTGCTGAGCTTCGCCGAGAAGGACCGCCGGCTGGAGATCGGGGCTTCCTGGCTGGGCCACGACTTCCGCGGCAAGGGCATCAACCACTGGGCGAAGCTGCTGCTGCTCCGGCACTCCTTCGAGGTGCTGGAGGCCGAGCGGGTGGAGTTCAAGACGGACGTGCTCAACGTCCAGGCGCGCAGGGGCCTGCGCAACATCGGCGCCACCGAGGAGGGCACCCTGCGCTCCTTCAACTACATGCCGGGCGGGCGCCGCCGCGACGCGGTCTTCTACAGCATCCTGCGCGCGGAGTGGCCGCAGGTGTCCGACGCCCTCTCCCGGGGCCCGAAGAAGGCGGCCGCCTCCGCATGA
- the purB gene encoding adenylosuccinate lyase, which translates to MIPQFTLPEMARLFSDEFRYETYVRVEILATEAQVRLGRVPEAVLDDMRAAAPPLPSRVTEIKKERDHEVISFLTAYTERMPESSARWVHLGMTSYDLVDTAMGSILAAATDLLVSAARRLRGVLVDRAFEHWDTVMVGRTHGVHAEPTTFGHKLGGYAFAVERSLRRLAAAREAVAVGTISGAVGTYALIDPAVEEYVCERLGLGIEPAPSQVVARDRHAQLIQAVALLGACVEQIALELRLLQRTEVREVEERRVEAYQGSSAMPHKANPTGSELLCGLARLLRGYAGTVLEDVALWHERDLAHQAVEKVLLPDALTVAHFQAVRAADLLEHLRIDADRMRESIDATHGLVYSSSVLVELLEAGVERDRAYRAVQAAAGRTAEHGQDFGEALLAEGVRSGPREPEDFLVRHGVVRSRLERLRAMTE; encoded by the coding sequence ATGATTCCTCAGTTCACCCTGCCCGAAATGGCGCGCCTCTTCTCGGACGAGTTCCGGTACGAGACCTACGTCCGCGTGGAAATCCTCGCGACCGAGGCGCAGGTGCGGCTCGGCCGCGTACCGGAAGCGGTGCTCGACGACATGCGGGCGGCGGCGCCCCCGCTGCCGTCCCGTGTCACGGAGATCAAGAAGGAACGCGACCACGAGGTGATCTCGTTCCTGACGGCGTACACCGAGCGGATGCCGGAGTCCTCCGCCCGCTGGGTGCACCTGGGCATGACCAGTTACGACCTGGTCGACACGGCCATGGGCTCCATCCTGGCCGCGGCCACGGACCTGCTGGTCTCCGCCGCCCGGCGGCTGCGCGGGGTGCTCGTCGACCGGGCCTTCGAGCACTGGGACACGGTGATGGTGGGCCGCACCCACGGCGTGCACGCCGAGCCCACCACGTTCGGCCACAAGCTGGGCGGGTACGCGTTCGCCGTCGAGCGGTCCCTGCGGCGGCTGGCCGCCGCCCGCGAGGCCGTCGCGGTGGGCACGATCTCCGGCGCGGTGGGCACGTACGCGCTGATCGACCCGGCCGTCGAGGAGTACGTGTGCGAGCGGCTCGGCCTGGGCATCGAGCCCGCCCCCAGCCAGGTCGTGGCCCGCGACCGGCACGCCCAGTTGATCCAGGCGGTGGCCCTGCTGGGCGCCTGCGTCGAGCAGATCGCCCTGGAGCTGCGGCTGTTGCAGCGCACCGAGGTGCGCGAGGTCGAGGAGCGGCGCGTCGAGGCCTACCAGGGCTCCAGCGCGATGCCCCACAAGGCCAACCCGACGGGCAGCGAGCTGCTGTGCGGTCTGGCCCGGCTGCTGCGCGGCTACGCCGGCACGGTGCTGGAGGACGTGGCGCTGTGGCACGAGCGGGACCTCGCCCACCAGGCGGTCGAGAAGGTGCTGCTGCCGGACGCGCTGACGGTGGCGCACTTCCAGGCGGTCAGGGCCGCGGACCTGCTGGAGCACCTGCGGATCGACGCGGACCGCATGCGGGAGTCGATCGACGCGACCCACGGGCTGGTGTACTCGTCGTCGGTGCTGGTGGAGCTCCTGGAGGCCGGGGTCGAACGCGACCGGGCCTACCGTGCGGTGCAGGCGGCGGCCGGGCGCACCGCGGAGCACGGACAGGACTTCGGCGAGGCCCTGCTGGCGGAGGGCGTGCGCAGCGGCCCGCGCGAGCCCGAGGACTTCCTCGTCCGCCACGGCGTGGTGCGCAGCCGGCTGGAGCGTCTCCGTGCGATGACGGAGTGA